In one Pyxidicoccus xibeiensis genomic region, the following are encoded:
- a CDS encoding Vgb family protein codes for MSRPRVSGVLAASLLALSSAGFAAEVAPAATANATARGERLRLPEGFMYPNGIAHAADGTLFVGSVANGSVVRRAPGGAWTVLFPGSEEVFSATSLRLDAPRGLLWGTSPDAMGLLRPGGALGRRTARLFALDARTGEVRRVIPLPEGVLGNDLTVAPDGGLYVTDSSRAAVLYLAPESQQLETYVKDPRFEAKGKGMGTVGPAGIALAPDGRTLAINTFGPGRLFLVRPGEKGAAPVVTEVELPRRLENPDGMRFARDGQLLVLEGAIDSGDGRVVRIDVLGKAPGPRPLEVLASGLESPVNLTVTEDGRVWVTEARLRDRLLRGAAAKEPDGFWVTVLRLSK; via the coding sequence ATGAGCCGCCCGCGCGTTTCAGGAGTCCTCGCGGCGAGCCTGCTCGCCCTGTCGTCGGCGGGCTTCGCGGCGGAGGTGGCACCGGCCGCCACCGCCAACGCCACGGCGCGCGGTGAGCGCCTTCGCCTGCCGGAGGGCTTCATGTATCCGAATGGCATCGCCCACGCGGCGGACGGGACGCTCTTCGTCGGCTCGGTCGCGAATGGCAGCGTGGTGCGGCGGGCCCCAGGTGGTGCGTGGACGGTGCTGTTCCCGGGTTCGGAGGAGGTCTTCTCGGCGACGAGCCTGCGGTTGGATGCGCCTCGGGGGCTTCTCTGGGGCACGTCGCCCGACGCCATGGGCCTGCTGCGTCCGGGTGGCGCGCTGGGCCGGCGGACGGCGCGGCTCTTCGCGCTCGACGCACGGACCGGTGAGGTGCGGCGGGTCATCCCGCTGCCGGAGGGCGTGCTGGGCAATGACCTGACGGTCGCACCGGATGGTGGGCTGTACGTGACGGACAGCTCTCGTGCGGCGGTGCTCTACCTTGCGCCAGAGAGCCAGCAGTTGGAGACCTACGTGAAGGACCCGCGCTTCGAGGCGAAGGGCAAGGGCATGGGCACGGTGGGGCCGGCGGGAATCGCGCTGGCGCCGGATGGGCGCACGCTGGCCATCAACACCTTCGGGCCCGGACGCCTCTTCCTGGTCCGCCCTGGCGAGAAGGGCGCGGCGCCGGTCGTCACGGAGGTGGAGCTGCCGCGCCGGCTGGAGAACCCTGACGGAATGCGCTTCGCGCGTGACGGCCAGCTCCTCGTGCTGGAGGGAGCCATCGACAGCGGTGACGGACGGGTGGTCCGCATCGACGTGCTCGGGAAGGCGCCGGGGCCGAGGCCGCTGGAGGTGCTCGCCTCCGGGCTGGAGTCTCCCGTCAACCTCACGGTGACTGAGGACGGCCGGGTCTGGGTCACCGAGGCGCGCCTGCGCGACCGACTCCTGCGAGGCGCGGCGGCGAAGGAACCCGACGGGTTCTGGGTGACGGTCCTGCGCTTATCGAAGTAG
- a CDS encoding GNAT family N-acetyltransferase, translating into MELTSASELSLRPLSTLFARCFEGYFVTIPDAPALFDARVRSEHISLAESRVARVDGEPVGLVLMARRGRVSRVAGMGIVPSHRGRKLGGAMLLPVMDEARARGDTRMVLEVIEQNVPALKLYENLGFQRLRRLVGFVGTSMPEQAMLEEVDPAECARLLPTGLPWQLAPATVAGLALPARAFRLGPAVAVIADVSAPTLALRSFVVEPSARGQGAGRRLLRALAAAWPGKPLSVGAVVPEGLCDRFFLGAGFTYPALSQLELAHPLTR; encoded by the coding sequence ATGGAACTCACGTCCGCCTCCGAGCTGTCGCTCCGCCCGCTGTCCACGCTCTTCGCCCGCTGCTTCGAGGGCTACTTCGTCACCATTCCAGACGCGCCCGCGCTGTTCGACGCGCGCGTGCGAAGCGAGCACATCTCCCTGGCGGAGAGCCGCGTCGCGCGGGTGGACGGTGAGCCGGTGGGGCTGGTGCTGATGGCCCGGCGGGGGAGGGTGAGCCGCGTGGCGGGAATGGGCATCGTGCCCTCGCACCGCGGCCGCAAGCTGGGCGGCGCCATGCTGCTTCCGGTGATGGACGAAGCCCGCGCGCGCGGCGACACGCGGATGGTGCTGGAGGTCATCGAGCAGAACGTGCCGGCGCTGAAGCTGTACGAGAACCTGGGCTTCCAGCGCCTCCGCCGGCTGGTGGGCTTCGTGGGCACGTCCATGCCGGAGCAGGCCATGCTGGAAGAAGTGGACCCGGCGGAGTGCGCGCGATTGCTCCCCACGGGGCTGCCCTGGCAGCTGGCTCCCGCCACCGTGGCGGGTCTGGCGCTGCCCGCCCGCGCCTTCCGCCTGGGGCCCGCGGTGGCTGTGATTGCGGATGTCTCCGCGCCCACGCTCGCGCTGCGGTCCTTCGTCGTGGAGCCGTCCGCGCGAGGCCAGGGCGCCGGGCGCAGGCTGCTCCGAGCGCTGGCCGCGGCCTGGCCCGGCAAGCCGCTGTCGGTGGGCGCCGTCGTCCCCGAGGGCCTGTGCGACCGCTTCTTCCTCGGCGCGGGCTTCACGTATCCGGCGCTCTCCCAGCTCGAGCTCGCCCATCCCCTCACTCGATAG
- a CDS encoding GNAT family N-acetyltransferase, producing the protein MTLVERLQESMRQSARERYTVVPVPPFTAYFHPFDAMVYMNYAIPDGPVTGDTRESLRRLRAEFEARQRVPRFEYVDALAPELAGMLRDAGYKQEAEARLMVCTRDTYVPMQSPEGLTFSVLSPGSPREEMRDFCVTTRQGFHPGETPVVSDEEVTKTLADLKDGRAFLVRMDGRPVAGALFSPPHDGTSELAGVATLQEWRGRGIGAALVSRAAGEAFTQGVEVLYLSVISEEAGRLYERVGFRFVTRMLFYVDASAPSAT; encoded by the coding sequence ATGACTCTGGTCGAGCGCCTGCAGGAATCGATGCGTCAGTCCGCGAGGGAGCGGTACACAGTCGTCCCCGTCCCGCCCTTCACGGCCTATTTCCACCCATTCGACGCGATGGTGTACATGAACTACGCCATCCCGGACGGGCCGGTGACGGGCGACACGCGCGAGTCGCTGCGCCGGCTCCGGGCGGAGTTCGAGGCCCGGCAGCGCGTGCCCCGCTTCGAGTATGTGGACGCGCTCGCCCCCGAGCTGGCCGGCATGCTGCGCGATGCCGGCTACAAGCAGGAGGCCGAGGCCCGGCTGATGGTGTGCACGCGCGACACCTACGTGCCCATGCAGTCACCGGAAGGACTCACCTTCTCCGTGCTGTCGCCTGGCTCGCCTCGCGAGGAGATGCGCGACTTCTGCGTCACCACGCGCCAGGGCTTCCACCCCGGAGAGACGCCGGTGGTGAGCGACGAGGAAGTCACGAAGACGCTCGCCGACCTCAAGGACGGCAGGGCCTTCCTGGTGAGGATGGACGGGCGGCCGGTGGCGGGCGCGCTCTTCTCTCCGCCCCACGACGGCACCTCCGAGCTCGCCGGTGTGGCCACGCTCCAGGAGTGGCGGGGGCGCGGCATCGGCGCGGCCCTGGTGTCCCGGGCAGCCGGTGAGGCCTTCACGCAGGGCGTGGAGGTGCTGTACCTGAGCGTCATCTCGGAGGAGGCGGGCCGGCTGTACGAGCGTGTCGGCTTCCGGTTCGTCACGCGGATGCTGTTCTACGTGGACGCCTCGGCCCCCAGCGCCACGTGA
- a CDS encoding PD-(D/E)XK nuclease family protein codes for MSSRPGRTLHVFPDAGRRQAALRAMGDASGLTVGAHLLTWDELLQALGGARELNRRPCPAVAARAVVASQAQGLGRTPFGEYVREPAFARAALDVVLDLKAGRLTPRELQDAVDVLPTERQARGRVLARLYHLYEQKMAELGLADREDVMRGAREALGRGAWPATWVGVGTLVLHGIYDVRSSGLELLLALAAACESRRVTLRVETPVGGSPAADAALAALFRAFENRGETMPHVDLFKADVTFEGRPFIELGRHLFSPRAQRDVLKDAVPALRVWSAATARDEARLVARDVRRLIAEGTAPGDIAIALRELGPEAGWLAESLGELGVPVRLPWGEPLALAGPVRLALDLPLLVEDGFPAERVAELVGSRYAPTLSRGGPDAPASLFALAAVRDDKLGAVRGRGAYDVRLDGLSRRLLALYGAQKKEDGTRVHAVKVLRERCMLLVDFCRRIPEEGTLSELLAAWWHVVERLGLVDSEGPLEAREEGGLAARAVDARARDEAAREALRQRVQGLLRTMSAVGGGPKLRRRTFGRWLRDAMADAHLPPRGPRSAAVELLDVAEVPGRSFRHLFLAGLTEGRFPGRDAPSPLLGDAERSALNKHLGRDVFRLTGGEFEDRAAWRLTEDRLLFASALAAAEETMSLSFAMEAAGGQEQVPSAFLEEVRRLTALKWTPRSLPPIPPLDEVLTEAELRRCVALEALAQPKLRVTEPDPAAPLLRRQFDKELWYAGARELSLVEMERLFFFGDPNRQPGPYTGSVDANTLRTSLRETFRFDITRPLSASALARFGNCGFQGFLAYGLKVAEPDLPGEEFDARGRGTFWHRVVEEVFQALKEHGLLGKAPEEVPEEVLEAALKAAIKHFEKFHHVGHPQLWKLAHERARAMARRILVDESRGLPFEKLLPEGFELKFGPGAKDDKWSKVVLQAGDEPVWFEGTIDRLDMAGGDVGVIDYKSGRLDKRALKEKLLTSDFQLPLYLYAARESGHRDAKKAAWFSLRTGATIHLTDVVSAQELDELLSTDPEVRAKVAEKQGLNLPNAVESLVGTLRAGQFAARPQDCGTCGYRAVCRITERRMTEEGG; via the coding sequence ATGTCCTCCCGTCCCGGCCGCACCCTCCATGTGTTTCCCGACGCCGGCCGGCGCCAGGCGGCGCTGCGGGCCATGGGGGATGCGAGCGGCCTGACGGTAGGCGCCCACCTGCTCACCTGGGACGAGCTGCTCCAGGCCCTGGGCGGGGCGCGCGAGCTGAACCGGCGCCCGTGCCCGGCCGTGGCCGCGCGGGCCGTGGTGGCTTCTCAGGCGCAGGGCCTGGGCCGCACGCCCTTCGGCGAGTACGTCCGCGAGCCCGCCTTCGCGCGCGCCGCGCTGGACGTGGTGCTGGACCTGAAGGCCGGCCGCCTCACCCCGCGCGAGCTGCAGGACGCGGTGGACGTGCTCCCCACGGAGCGGCAGGCGAGGGGGCGGGTGCTCGCCCGCCTGTACCACCTGTACGAGCAGAAGATGGCGGAGCTGGGGCTGGCGGACCGCGAGGACGTGATGCGCGGCGCACGCGAGGCCCTGGGGCGGGGGGCCTGGCCGGCGACCTGGGTGGGCGTGGGGACGCTCGTCCTGCATGGCATCTACGACGTCAGGTCCTCGGGCCTGGAGCTGCTGCTGGCGCTGGCGGCGGCGTGTGAGTCGCGGCGGGTGACGCTGCGGGTGGAGACGCCGGTGGGTGGCTCGCCCGCGGCGGACGCGGCGCTGGCGGCCCTCTTCCGCGCCTTCGAGAACCGCGGCGAGACGATGCCGCACGTGGACCTCTTCAAGGCGGACGTCACCTTCGAGGGCCGGCCCTTCATCGAGCTCGGCCGGCACCTCTTCTCACCGCGCGCGCAGCGGGACGTGCTGAAGGACGCGGTGCCCGCGCTGCGCGTGTGGAGCGCGGCCACGGCGCGCGACGAGGCCCGCCTGGTGGCCCGGGACGTGCGGCGGCTCATCGCCGAGGGCACCGCGCCCGGAGACATCGCCATCGCGCTGCGCGAGCTGGGCCCGGAGGCCGGGTGGCTCGCGGAGTCGCTGGGTGAGCTGGGCGTGCCGGTGCGCCTGCCCTGGGGCGAGCCGCTGGCCCTGGCGGGCCCGGTGCGGCTGGCGTTGGACCTGCCGCTGCTGGTGGAGGACGGCTTCCCCGCCGAGCGCGTGGCGGAGCTGGTGGGCAGCCGCTACGCCCCCACGCTGTCACGCGGGGGGCCGGATGCGCCCGCGAGCCTCTTCGCGCTCGCCGCCGTGCGCGACGACAAGCTGGGCGCGGTGCGCGGGCGCGGCGCGTACGACGTGCGGCTGGATGGCCTGTCCCGGCGACTGCTGGCGCTCTACGGGGCGCAGAAGAAGGAGGACGGCACCCGCGTCCACGCCGTGAAGGTGCTGCGCGAGCGCTGCATGCTGCTGGTGGACTTCTGCCGCCGCATCCCCGAGGAGGGCACCCTCTCCGAGCTGCTTGCCGCGTGGTGGCACGTGGTGGAGCGGCTGGGGCTGGTGGACTCGGAGGGCCCGCTGGAGGCACGCGAGGAGGGCGGCCTGGCGGCGCGGGCGGTGGATGCCCGGGCGCGGGACGAGGCGGCGCGCGAGGCGCTGCGCCAGCGCGTGCAGGGGCTGCTGCGGACGATGAGCGCGGTGGGCGGCGGGCCGAAGCTGCGGCGGCGCACCTTTGGCCGGTGGCTGCGGGACGCCATGGCGGACGCGCACCTGCCGCCGCGCGGACCGCGTAGCGCCGCGGTGGAGCTGCTGGACGTGGCCGAGGTGCCGGGCCGCTCGTTCCGCCACCTCTTCCTCGCGGGCCTGACGGAGGGGCGCTTCCCGGGCCGGGATGCGCCGTCTCCGCTGCTCGGCGACGCGGAGCGCTCCGCCCTCAACAAGCACCTGGGCCGCGACGTGTTCCGCCTCACCGGCGGCGAGTTCGAGGACCGCGCGGCGTGGCGCCTCACCGAGGACCGGCTGCTGTTCGCCAGCGCGCTGGCGGCGGCGGAGGAGACGATGAGCCTGTCCTTCGCCATGGAGGCCGCGGGCGGGCAGGAGCAGGTGCCGTCCGCCTTCCTGGAGGAGGTGCGCCGGCTCACCGCGCTGAAGTGGACGCCGCGCTCGCTGCCGCCCATCCCTCCGCTGGACGAGGTGCTCACCGAGGCCGAGCTGCGCCGCTGCGTGGCGCTGGAGGCGCTGGCACAGCCGAAGCTGCGCGTCACCGAGCCGGACCCGGCGGCCCCGCTGCTCCGGCGCCAGTTCGACAAGGAGCTCTGGTACGCGGGTGCGCGCGAGCTGTCGCTGGTGGAGATGGAGCGCCTGTTCTTCTTCGGCGACCCGAACCGGCAGCCCGGGCCCTACACGGGCTCGGTGGACGCGAACACGCTGCGCACGTCGCTGCGGGAGACGTTCCGCTTCGACATCACCCGCCCGCTGTCCGCGTCGGCGCTGGCGCGCTTCGGCAACTGCGGCTTCCAGGGCTTCCTGGCGTACGGCCTCAAGGTGGCCGAGCCGGACCTGCCGGGCGAGGAGTTCGACGCGCGCGGGCGTGGCACCTTCTGGCACCGGGTGGTGGAGGAGGTGTTCCAGGCGCTGAAGGAGCACGGCCTTTTGGGCAAGGCGCCGGAGGAGGTGCCGGAAGAGGTGCTGGAGGCGGCGCTCAAGGCCGCCATCAAGCACTTCGAGAAGTTCCACCACGTGGGCCATCCCCAGCTGTGGAAGCTGGCGCACGAGCGCGCCCGCGCCATGGCCCGTCGCATCCTGGTGGACGAGAGCCGCGGGCTGCCCTTCGAGAAGCTGCTGCCGGAGGGCTTCGAGCTCAAGTTCGGTCCCGGCGCGAAGGATGACAAATGGAGCAAGGTCGTCCTTCAGGCGGGTGACGAGCCCGTCTGGTTCGAGGGCACGATTGACCGTCTGGACATGGCGGGCGGTGACGTGGGCGTCATCGACTACAAGTCCGGCCGGCTGGACAAGCGCGCGCTGAAGGAGAAGCTGCTCACCTCCGACTTCCAGCTGCCGCTGTACCTCTATGCGGCGCGGGAGAGCGGCCACCGGGACGCGAAGAAGGCGGCGTGGTTCTCGCTGCGCACCGGGGCCACCATCCACCTCACCGACGTCGTCTCCGCGCAGGAGCTGGACGAGCTGCTGTCCACGGACCCGGAGGTGCGCGCGAAGGTGGCGGAGAAGCAGGGCCTCAACCTGCCCAACGCGGTGGAGTCGCTGGTGGGCACGCTGCGCGCCGGCCAGTTCGCCGCGCGGCCCCAGGACTGCGGCACGTGCGGCTACCGCGCAGTGTGCCGCATCACCGAGCGCCGGATGACGGAGGAGGGCGGATGA
- a CDS encoding LysR family transcriptional regulator, whose product MERAALRDRLEDMLSFTAVARALSFADAARELGISASALSRRISRLEGALGTALLRRTTRHVSLTEAGTLYLERCTDVLTRVEDAEALVSGLAGEPRGRLRVAVPNLFGQLQVAPLLPDFMRRYPRIDLEFSFMDRYVDLVQEGFDVAIRIGTLADSSLVVRRLATNHRILCAAPGYLKGRRPLTRPEDLAQHACLYFSLLAEGQTWNLQRGNERVAARGRPVLVADNAEALRQAALGGCGVTVLATFLVAEDLRAGRLVKVLDGWSVADTGIFAVHPPGRLVPSKVRAFVSFLAERYAGTPPWERLPAKRAGT is encoded by the coding sequence ATGGAGCGCGCGGCGCTGAGGGACCGGCTGGAGGACATGCTCAGCTTCACGGCAGTGGCGCGGGCGCTGAGCTTCGCGGACGCGGCGCGCGAGCTGGGCATCAGCGCATCGGCGCTGAGCCGGCGCATCTCCCGGCTGGAGGGCGCGCTGGGCACCGCGCTCCTGCGGCGCACCACGCGCCACGTGTCCCTCACGGAGGCAGGGACGCTGTACCTCGAGCGCTGCACGGACGTGCTCACCCGCGTCGAGGATGCCGAGGCCCTGGTCTCCGGATTGGCGGGAGAGCCTCGGGGCCGGCTGCGCGTGGCGGTGCCCAACCTCTTCGGTCAGCTCCAGGTCGCGCCGCTGCTGCCGGACTTCATGCGCCGCTACCCGCGCATCGACCTGGAGTTCTCGTTCATGGACCGCTACGTGGACCTCGTCCAGGAGGGCTTCGACGTCGCCATCCGCATCGGCACCCTGGCGGACTCCAGCCTCGTGGTGCGCCGGCTGGCGACCAACCACCGCATCCTCTGCGCGGCTCCGGGCTACCTCAAGGGCCGCCGGCCGCTCACCCGGCCCGAGGACCTGGCGCAGCATGCCTGCCTCTACTTCAGCCTCCTCGCGGAAGGACAGACGTGGAACCTCCAGCGGGGGAACGAGCGCGTGGCGGCGCGGGGCCGGCCGGTGCTGGTCGCGGACAACGCGGAGGCCCTGCGACAGGCGGCGCTGGGAGGCTGTGGCGTCACCGTGCTGGCCACGTTCCTGGTGGCGGAGGACCTGCGCGCCGGGCGGCTCGTGAAGGTGCTCGACGGCTGGTCGGTGGCAGACACCGGCATCTTCGCGGTCCACCCTCCGGGACGGCTGGTGCCGTCGAAGGTGAGGGCCTTCGTGTCCTTCCTCGCGGAGCGCTATGCGGGCACGCCGCCCTGGGAGCGGCTTCCCGCGAAGCGGGCCGGCACGTGA
- a CDS encoding phosphatase PAP2 family protein gives MRTSAPAVAIALLLALAPLSSAVAQTGSDEPRQLHELRFSWARDATLTGAAGVLWISSEAFFKDDLAPARCRWCDRAPDGTDTLNRLDRWGRGLAGETKESRDRANTWSNILGFAVVPAGVLGLQYAVGQGSDSPNQFFAQDATIILQSALFSSVANQTVKFIVGRERPFVHQLPEDQKGLVDHATDNNLSFYSGHTNLMFSMVFSAGTVAALRGYDDQAWIWAVGLPLATSVGLLRMGADKHYLTDVATGAVLGAAFGVAVPLLLHGRTGTVEQTNRPGGVRLMPMAGSQLAGLSGTF, from the coding sequence GTGCGCACTTCCGCTCCCGCCGTTGCGATTGCCCTCCTGCTGGCCCTCGCCCCGCTGTCCTCCGCCGTGGCCCAGACGGGCTCGGATGAGCCGAGGCAGCTCCACGAGCTGCGCTTCAGCTGGGCCCGGGATGCCACCCTCACCGGCGCGGCCGGCGTGCTGTGGATCTCCAGCGAGGCCTTCTTCAAGGACGACCTCGCCCCAGCCCGGTGCCGCTGGTGTGACCGCGCCCCCGACGGCACCGACACCCTCAACCGCCTGGACCGCTGGGGCCGGGGCCTCGCCGGAGAGACGAAGGAGTCCCGCGACCGCGCCAACACCTGGAGCAACATCCTCGGCTTCGCCGTCGTCCCCGCCGGAGTCCTCGGCCTCCAGTACGCCGTGGGCCAGGGCTCCGACAGCCCGAACCAGTTCTTCGCCCAGGACGCCACCATCATCCTCCAGAGCGCCCTGTTCTCCTCCGTCGCCAACCAGACCGTGAAGTTCATCGTCGGCCGCGAGCGCCCCTTCGTCCACCAGCTCCCCGAGGACCAGAAGGGCCTCGTCGACCACGCCACCGACAACAACCTCTCCTTCTACAGCGGCCACACCAACCTCATGTTCTCCATGGTGTTCTCCGCCGGCACCGTCGCCGCCCTGCGCGGCTATGACGACCAGGCGTGGATCTGGGCCGTGGGCCTGCCCCTCGCCACCTCCGTCGGCCTGCTGCGCATGGGCGCCGACAAGCACTACCTCACCGACGTCGCCACCGGCGCCGTGCTCGGCGCCGCCTTCGGCGTGGCCGTGCCCCTGCTGTTGCACGGCCGCACCGGCACCGTGGAGCAGACGAACCGCCCGGGCGGCGTGCGGCTGATGCCCATGGCCGGCTCGCAGTTGGCAGGCCTCTCCGGCACCTTCTGA
- a CDS encoding metallophosphoesterase family protein, protein MPEPLLVAAVGDIHGRFHRVETWLDALEQARGRRVDLVLAVGDVEAFRRPNDHRRKAAKRTMPAEFAEYADGLRRVKRPFFFIGGNNEDFEALHDLQAGGELAPDVTYLGRAGERELRGLKVAYLSGIHAPRFIEQPLKRPTTVDTVKQAGYFRTAEVERLTGLRDVDLMLVHEWPRGIVQRAREENPSPPRPLPSYWIGNPVTRRLVDAVQPKWLLCGHSHMAFAVTLEGPGRPATRIACLDQAARPQESVFWLEFEGREAVRTGWGTSGAVAWEAGQRWDMSSLPAHRPTDGDGEGAPVGY, encoded by the coding sequence ATGCCGGAACCCCTACTCGTCGCCGCCGTGGGAGACATCCACGGGCGCTTCCACCGCGTGGAGACGTGGCTGGACGCGCTGGAGCAGGCGCGTGGCCGCCGCGTGGACCTGGTGCTGGCGGTGGGGGACGTGGAGGCCTTCCGCCGGCCGAACGACCACCGGCGCAAGGCGGCGAAGCGGACCATGCCGGCGGAGTTCGCGGAGTACGCGGACGGGCTGCGCCGGGTGAAGCGGCCCTTCTTCTTCATTGGCGGCAACAACGAGGACTTCGAGGCCCTGCACGACTTGCAGGCGGGCGGCGAGCTGGCGCCGGACGTGACGTACCTGGGCCGCGCGGGGGAGCGGGAGCTGCGCGGGCTGAAGGTGGCGTACCTGTCGGGCATCCACGCACCGCGCTTCATCGAGCAGCCGCTGAAGCGGCCCACCACGGTGGATACGGTGAAGCAGGCGGGCTACTTCCGCACCGCGGAGGTGGAGCGGCTGACGGGGCTGCGGGACGTGGACCTGATGCTGGTGCACGAGTGGCCGCGAGGCATCGTCCAGCGGGCGCGCGAGGAGAACCCGTCCCCGCCGCGGCCGCTGCCCTCGTACTGGATTGGCAACCCGGTGACGCGGCGGCTGGTGGACGCGGTGCAGCCCAAGTGGCTGCTGTGCGGCCACTCGCACATGGCCTTCGCGGTGACGCTGGAGGGGCCGGGGCGGCCGGCCACGCGCATTGCCTGCCTGGACCAGGCGGCGCGGCCGCAGGAGTCCGTCTTCTGGCTGGAGTTCGAGGGCCGCGAGGCGGTGCGCACGGGCTGGGGCACGTCGGGCGCCGTGGCGTGGGAGGCCGGGCAGCGCTGGGACATGTCCTCGCTGCCGGCGCATCGGCCCACGGACGGTGACGGCGAGGGCGCTCCGGTCGGGTACTGA
- a CDS encoding SDR family NAD(P)-dependent oxidoreductase encodes MTDSRSFQGKVVIVTGAGSGMGRAAAVAFGREGATVVLAGRRRAELDAVAAEVESSGGRALAVSTDVAREEDVKRLVQTTVERFDRLDAAFNNAGVEGAFNPIHTLKAEDFDHTFSINVRGVWLSMKYEVEAMLRSGRGGAIVNNSSWLAHGALPGTSIYSASKAALDGMIRAVALEGADRGVRVNNVNPGIIDTPMLRRLSTAETQRPFVANTPARRLGTSEEVADVVLWLCSDGARFVTGQNILVDGGYAISGHRPWVPVAESRVSTETGR; translated from the coding sequence ATGACGGATTCCAGGTCGTTCCAGGGGAAGGTGGTCATCGTCACAGGGGCGGGCAGCGGCATGGGCCGGGCAGCGGCGGTGGCCTTCGGACGTGAGGGGGCCACGGTCGTCCTGGCGGGTCGGCGGCGCGCGGAGCTCGACGCGGTGGCGGCGGAGGTCGAGTCCAGTGGCGGCCGGGCGCTCGCCGTCTCCACGGATGTCGCGCGGGAGGAGGACGTGAAGCGGCTCGTGCAGACCACGGTGGAGCGGTTCGACCGGCTGGACGCGGCCTTCAACAACGCGGGGGTGGAGGGAGCCTTCAATCCCATCCACACGCTGAAGGCGGAGGACTTCGACCACACGTTCAGCATCAACGTGCGCGGGGTGTGGTTGAGCATGAAGTACGAGGTGGAGGCGATGCTGCGCTCGGGCCGTGGCGGGGCCATCGTCAACAACTCGTCGTGGCTGGCACACGGCGCCCTGCCAGGGACTTCCATCTACTCGGCGAGCAAGGCGGCGCTCGACGGGATGATTCGCGCAGTGGCGCTGGAAGGCGCGGACCGGGGCGTGCGCGTCAACAACGTCAATCCGGGCATCATCGACACGCCGATGCTCCGCCGGCTCTCGACAGCGGAGACACAGCGGCCCTTCGTCGCGAACACGCCTGCGCGGAGGCTGGGAACGTCCGAGGAGGTGGCGGACGTGGTGCTCTGGCTGTGCTCGGACGGGGCGCGCTTCGTCACGGGCCAGAACATCCTGGTCGACGGCGGGTACGCCATCTCCGGCCACCGGCCCTGGGTGCCCGTCGCGGAGTCGCGAGTCTCCACGGAGACGGGCCGATGA